Proteins from a single region of Candidatus Obscuribacterales bacterium:
- a CDS encoding type IV pilus twitching motility protein PilT, giving the protein AQRPPRPPMPPAPPPPPRSGAPASEATQPISPQTMVMPSAPSAPPRTGAPPKPPSAPPAPPAGHRPAAPPPMRMAAKSRVSPGSPTLAQLVKEAFDKGFSDIHVGVGETPRFRNRGEIDTTEYPVTDENTFFSWLGEVLSDQEIQRFKDTLDFDGAAQYDFARVRINIFDSIRGPAMVMRLIPMKILTMEQLNLPPVFKDICHYHKGLILVTGPTGSGKSTTMAAMIDYINKEMPKHIITIEDPVEFVHQSRKALIKQREVGIHTLKFDNALKASLREDPDIILVGEMRDKETISTALKAAQTGHLVIGTLHTNSAVKTIERILNLYDPAEQEPVRISVAEALVAVIAQGLCRTTDGKRAAFHEILLNTDAIRDYLRRGDLDEVEAMVPRCTFDGMCTMNQSLYQLYEAGRITEETALEMSPKPNEMAQILRGRV; this is encoded by the coding sequence ACGCCCAACGCCCACCCCGCCCGCCCATGCCACCCGCCCCACCACCGCCACCGCGATCGGGTGCGCCTGCGAGCGAAGCCACCCAACCCATCTCGCCCCAGACCATGGTCATGCCATCTGCGCCTAGCGCTCCCCCTCGCACTGGAGCACCGCCCAAGCCACCCAGCGCACCACCAGCACCACCAGCCGGTCATCGCCCTGCTGCACCGCCACCCATGCGCATGGCGGCAAAAAGTCGCGTCAGCCCCGGTTCGCCTACCCTGGCGCAGTTGGTCAAAGAAGCCTTCGATAAAGGATTCTCGGATATTCACGTGGGTGTAGGAGAGACACCGCGTTTTCGTAACCGAGGCGAAATTGATACTACGGAATATCCGGTCACTGACGAAAATACCTTCTTCAGTTGGCTCGGCGAAGTTCTCTCGGATCAAGAAATTCAGCGATTCAAAGACACCCTTGATTTTGATGGAGCCGCCCAGTACGACTTCGCTCGGGTACGGATCAATATCTTTGATTCCATTCGCGGGCCAGCCATGGTCATGCGATTGATTCCCATGAAGATTTTGACCATGGAGCAGCTTAATCTGCCGCCGGTCTTCAAGGATATTTGTCACTATCACAAAGGTTTGATCTTGGTGACCGGGCCCACGGGCTCCGGGAAATCAACCACCATGGCAGCCATGATTGACTATATCAACAAGGAAATGCCCAAGCACATCATTACCATTGAAGACCCAGTGGAATTTGTGCACCAAAGCCGTAAAGCCTTGATCAAGCAGCGGGAAGTAGGCATTCATACCTTGAAGTTTGACAATGCCCTGAAAGCCTCCCTGCGAGAAGATCCAGACATCATTCTTGTGGGGGAAATGCGTGACAAGGAAACCATCAGCACCGCCCTCAAAGCAGCGCAGACAGGACACTTGGTCATCGGTACCCTGCACACCAACAGCGCCGTGAAAACCATTGAGCGGATTCTCAACCTCTATGATCCAGCGGAGCAAGAGCCGGTCAGAATCTCGGTAGCAGAAGCACTGGTAGCGGTGATTGCCCAAGGGCTATGTCGTACCACAGATGGGAAGCGGGCTGCCTTCCACGAAATCTTGCTGAATACCGATGCCATTCGTGACTACCTGCGTCGAGGAGATCTAGACGAGGTAGAAGCCATGGTGCCGCGCTGTACCTTTGACGGCATGTGTACCATGAACCAGTCGCTCTATCAGCTCTACGAAGCCGGACGCATTACGGAAGAGACGGCTCTGGAGATGTCACCCAAGCCCAACGAAATGGCGCAGATTCTCAGAGGTCGAGTCTAG
- a CDS encoding circadian clock KaiB family protein, which translates to MQESIIPSSYKGIVLFTPGGDVIYAIDEHKQDRWHLQLCAVLQELLGLPEPPHFLVPCFTATIDCWLDPRSQTRCQVAEMSPMVQRYQPLLNVLFYSLDLQWSVLPNPGPGCDPAVLMTYRSRFPELWQSHDLVVKLDDSLRRSRSPQAEPWLSSNPTANSPQGYVFRLFVSGQSLVTEQVLQSLHQVLERSLQRPYTLKIVDVKKHPEIAELNQITATPTLVRIWPKPVKRVVGDLNSVGRILQDMTSAF; encoded by the coding sequence GTGCAGGAGTCGATTATTCCTTCGTCGTATAAGGGAATTGTCCTATTTACGCCCGGAGGAGACGTCATCTATGCCATCGATGAACATAAGCAAGATCGGTGGCATTTACAGCTTTGTGCCGTGCTGCAGGAGTTGCTGGGGTTGCCGGAGCCGCCTCACTTTTTGGTGCCTTGCTTTACGGCAACCATTGACTGCTGGCTGGATCCTAGAAGTCAAACGCGCTGCCAGGTGGCCGAGATGTCGCCCATGGTGCAGCGATACCAACCCTTACTGAATGTGTTGTTTTACAGCTTGGATTTGCAATGGTCGGTTTTACCGAATCCTGGGCCAGGTTGTGATCCGGCTGTTTTGATGACCTATCGATCGCGTTTTCCAGAACTCTGGCAATCCCACGATCTAGTTGTCAAGCTCGACGATTCCCTAAGGCGATCGCGATCGCCTCAAGCAGAGCCCTGGTTATCCAGCAACCCCACCGCCAATTCTCCCCAAGGTTACGTCTTTCGTCTGTTTGTCAGCGGACAAAGCTTGGTCACCGAACAAGTTCTACAAAGCCTCCATCAGGTCTTAGAGCGATCGCTGCAGCGCCCCTACACCCTGAAAATTGTCGATGTGAAAAAGCACCCAGAAATTGCCGAGCTCAACCAAATTACGGCAACACCTACCTTGGTGCGCATTTGGCCCAAACCGGTGAAACGGGTGGTGGGCGACCTCAATAGCGTCGGTAGAATTCTTCAAGACATGACTTCAGCCTTTTAG
- a CDS encoding dienelactone hydrolase family protein, with translation MSHSDLQTRHVQVNHDGLAIDAYMAQPAADGVYPPVVVVQEIFGVNAHIRDITERIAREGYIAIAPALYQRLAPGFEAGYTLDDIKLGRQYKDQTHADELLGDVQAAIDFLSQQPASKPGGVGCIGFCFGGHVAFLAATLPAVAATASFYGAGIPTWCPGGGDPTLTRAGHITGTVYAFFGMEDMSIPPEHVEQIEAALTAHHVPHQIFRYPEADHGFFCDRRASYQAAAAADAWMKVKALFQQSL, from the coding sequence ATGAGCCATTCGGATCTTCAAACACGCCATGTCCAGGTCAACCATGATGGTTTGGCGATCGATGCCTATATGGCCCAGCCCGCTGCCGATGGTGTCTATCCTCCTGTGGTCGTTGTGCAAGAAATCTTTGGGGTGAATGCCCACATTCGAGACATCACAGAGCGTATTGCCCGGGAAGGCTACATTGCGATCGCCCCGGCTCTTTACCAACGGTTAGCTCCTGGCTTTGAAGCCGGGTACACCCTAGACGATATCAAACTAGGGCGACAGTATAAAGACCAGACCCATGCGGATGAGCTATTGGGCGATGTGCAGGCGGCCATCGATTTTCTAAGCCAACAGCCAGCTAGTAAACCCGGTGGGGTGGGCTGTATTGGGTTTTGTTTTGGTGGGCATGTGGCCTTTCTCGCCGCTACCCTGCCGGCTGTAGCCGCGACCGCGTCATTTTACGGTGCTGGCATTCCAACCTGGTGTCCAGGCGGCGGCGACCCTACCTTGACCCGCGCAGGCCATATTACCGGCACTGTCTATGCCTTTTTTGGCATGGAAGATATGAGTATTCCTCCCGAGCATGTGGAGCAAATTGAAGCAGCCTTAACAGCGCATCATGTGCCCCACCAAATCTTTCGCTACCCCGAAGCCGACCATGGCTTTTTCTGCGATCGCCGCGCTAGCTATCAGGCGGCCGCCGCTGCCGATGCTTGGATGAAGGTGAAAGCGCTGTTTCAGCAATCCCTTTAG